The Plectropomus leopardus isolate mb chromosome 15, YSFRI_Pleo_2.0, whole genome shotgun sequence genome has a segment encoding these proteins:
- the LOC121954279 gene encoding mini-chromosome maintenance complex-binding protein gives MMPSTHDWINNPLGVVEGMFAASQNSPDSGWEAKAVEFFKDHLKEKDAHTWVPSLNDVPLHYLKPNSLVKFRCLIQDMFDPEFYMGVYETVDPSTNAKVLRCGKYKDVTEYGVDINSKNIVTAERQTFYCVPIPGENPWVKESYAGSSQARVLPSTSYAPTRQKRSYEEDDDMDDMDTQPQKQREPHTGPQSPTEQHGNGDCKRQETEAPSSQTASASHLDLNFPLPGEKGPSCLVKVYEDWDSFKLNDTLEVFGILSVSPALSALADEKDVSSALLDPAECMETAEEQRVHSPPASLVPRLHMLYARPMPHNNPLLPSATLEDNSAFLSSTLSEMAAVRAELLTYFTHILLGDALAAEYLILHLISNVYTRRDVLPLGKFTLNLSGCPAVASYTERLYQIIQQLVPSSYYLGMSLENMNQMRFVPKKDYVANRLVSGALQLARNTSLFLDETKLEQGQLDTTGVRNVTALGNLISWQKVDYDFNYHQMEFPCNINVLIVSEGRSLLPSDCQVHLQSQVSPPHMEEYLSSIHMHPQASSQLNKFRMYLSVARLLDYSISDEVTKSVEEDFVDMRKDDPQSISAEDLHRMLVVARLLSLSLGQTSLSRDNWLRAKHIEMLRTSRMEQHKCVNGNEP, from the exons ATGATGCCTTCAACTCATGACTGGATTAACAACCCTCTCGGTGTTGTTGAAGGGATGTTTG CTGCTTCCCAGAACAGTCCAGACTCTGGATGGGAGGCGAAAGCAGTTGAATTCTTTAAAGATCATCTGAAAGAGAAGGACGCTCATACCTGG GTCCCGTCTTTGAACGATGTCCCTCTGCACTACCTGAAGCCCAACAGCCTGGTGAAGTTTCGTTGCTTAATTCAAGACATGTTCGATCCGGAGTTCTACATGGGAGTTTATGAGACGGTTGATCCATCTACAAACGCTAAA GTGCTGCGATGCGGGAAGTACAAAGATGTGACAGAATATGGA GTGGATATTAACTCCAAAAACATTGTGACTGCGGAGAGACAAACTTTCTACTGTGTGCCAATCCCTGGAGAAAATCCCTGGGTGAAAGAG AGTTATGCCGGCTCCAGCCAAGCCAGAGTGCTTCCTTCCACCTCGTATGCACCGACGAGACAGAAACGCAGCTACGAGGAAGATGACGACATGGACGACATGGACACGCAGCCGCAGAAGCAGAGGGAGCCGCATACCG GTCCTCAGAGTCCCACAGAACAGCACGGCAATGGCGACTGTAAGCGGCAGGAGACAGAGGCTCCCTCCAGCCAGACGGCGTCTGCCTCCCATCTCGACCTCAACTTCCCCCTACCAGGAGAGAAAGGCCCCTCCTGCCTCGTCAAG GTGTACGAGGACTGGGACAGCTTCAAACTCAACGACACGCTAGAGGTCTTCGGGATCCTCTCCGTCAGCCCCGCTCTCAGCGCTCTGGCTGACGAGAA AGACGTCTCCTCGGCCCTCCTGGACCCCGCAGAGTGCATGGAGACGGCGGAGGAGCAGAGAGTGCACAGCCCGCCAGCCTCGCTTGTTCCTCGCCTCCACATGCTCTACGCCAGGCCAATGCCACACAACAACCCCCTGCTGCCCTCCGCCACACTGGAGGACAACAGCGCCT TTTTATCTTCGACCCTGAGCGAGATGGCTGCCGTCAGGGCCGAGCTGCTCACATACTTCACTCACATCCTTCTGGGAGACGCCCTGGCTGCTGAGTACCTCATCCTGCATCTCATTTCTAACGT GTACACCAGACGGGATGTTCTCCCACTGGGCAAGTTCACCTTAAACCTGAGTGGCTGTCCTGCTGTCGCCTCCTACACTGAACGCCTCTATCAGATCATCCAGCAGCTTGTGCCTTCT TCGTACTATCTGGGTATGAGCCTCGAGAACATGAACCAGATGCGGTTTGTGCCAAAGAAGGACTACGTGGCCAACCGGCTAGTGAGTGGAGCCCTGCAGCTGGCCAGAAACACTTCCCTCTTCCTGGATGAAACCAAGCTGGAGCAGGGACAACTGGACACAACAG GTGTGCGTAACGTCACGGCCCTGGGAAACCTGATCTCGTGGCAGAAGGTTGATTATGACTTTAACTACCACCAGATGGAATTCCCCTGCAATATTAACGTGCTCATCGTGTCAGAGGGCCGCTCGCTGCTGCCG TCAGACTGCCAGGTCCACCTACAGTCTCAGGTCAGCCCACCTCACATGGAGGAGTATCTCAGCAGTATCCACATGCACCCGCAGGCTTCGTCACAGCTGAACAAGTTCAGAATGTACCTGAGCGTGGCTCGGCTGCTAGACTACAGCATCTCTGATGAAGTGACAAAG TCAGTCGAGGAAGACTTTGTGGACATGAGGAAGGATGACCCCCAGAGCATATCTGCAGAGGACCTCCACAGGATGCTTGTTGTGGCGAG GTTGCTGTCTCTGAGCCTGGGACAGACTTCACTGTCCAGAGACAACTGGCTGAGAGCCAAACACATCGAGATGCTGCGGACAAGCCGGATGGAGCAGCACAAATGTGTCAACGGCAACGAGCCGTGA